Proteins from one Clupea harengus chromosome 17, Ch_v2.0.2, whole genome shotgun sequence genomic window:
- the LOC105905227 gene encoding E3 ubiquitin-protein ligase RNF152, with translation METLPQDSILECQICFNYYSPRRRPKLLDCRHTCCSVCLTQMRGGQREVRCPWCRRITKLPAGLSVSQLPDDPDLVAVVAIPHASEHTPVFIRLPSNGCYMLPLPMAKERALLPGELGCRLLPGGAAGLAAGRKGNGVAVVAMTEQEPLGLGSLEGLEMGEGRRGGVVGGGGGVGGKGSTWSGVCTVILVACVLLFLLGIVLHNMSCISKRFTVISCG, from the coding sequence ATGGAGACATTGCCCCAAGACTCTATCCTTGAGTGCCAGATCTGCTTCAACTACTACAGCCCCCGTCGGCGACCCAAGCTGCTGGACTGTCGGCACACGTGCTGCTCCGTGTGCCTGACTCAAATGCGGGGTGGTCAGCGTGAGGTCCGCTGTCCCTGGTGCCGTCGCATCACCAAATTGCCTGCCGGCCTGTCCGTGTCCCAGCTGCCTGACGACCCGGAcctggtggcggtggtggccaTCCCGCACGCCTCTGAGCACACGCCCGTCTTCATCCGCCTGCCCAGCAATGGCTGCTACATGCTGCCCCTGCCCATGGCCAAGGAGCGGGCGCTGCTGCCAGGCGAGCTGGGCTGCCGGCTGCTGCCGGGGGGAGCGGCAGGTTTGGCAGCAGGACGAAAGGGCAACGGGGTCGCGGTGGTGGCCATGACGGAGCAGGAGCCCCTGGGGCTGGGCAGTCTGGAGGGTctggagatgggggaggggaggagaggaggagtggtgggaggaggaggcggcgtgGGCGGGAAGGGCTCCACGTGGTCGGGGGTGTGCACGGTCATCCTCGTGGCTTGCGTGCTGCTCTTCTTGTTGGGCATCGTGCTCCACAACATGTCCTGCATCTCCAAGCGCTTCACCGTCATCTCCTGtggctga